A single genomic interval of Dysidea avara chromosome 8, odDysAvar1.4, whole genome shotgun sequence harbors:
- the LOC136263176 gene encoding uncharacterized protein: MCAEYPDEAVIFSCDSKAKVHIGGQAVSRYHQIRTFFPSDDVPHYHDHDFPVPGYLIEPDGFLMLKSHGDNEIIKDSLGRDVLKAPATGPLWVYNRCVKNTSTTVVDHLSDLNNVLEANPEMNRAVLALVCDGGADWSPKSTLTQFHLGRFWRDHNFDMLICVCYAPGLSRYNPIEHLWSPCSKWLAGVSLSACLPGEDTPPSQQSLTSEELHEKEKQVFSNALDALDSYWNGKVHDGFRITSKGITEPRVDQYTDFCTVKDTLTGSLKSVRESEEKTKILEEWKYFVKHMDRRRGFVCFRRGVCDEHMCDCRNKEVQAVNIMKLPVSRRWAFPPITPDPQHLDHYMTFHQLTTALKFSNPDEHLKEVMNSHCDKCRYVFTSENDKAKHLRLIHGGVRSRSESASDNSSGAAKKSKPGAKCPVCGEVFSSRYQLQKHQNEKNHKLGRGRPKKN; encoded by the coding sequence ATGTGTGCAGAATATCCAGATGAAGCGGTAATCTTTTCTTGTGACAGTAAGGCTAAGGTTCACATTGGAGGCCAAGCAGTTTCTAGGTATCACCAGATTCGCACATTTTTTCCTAGTGATGATGTTCCTCACTATCATGATCATGATTTTCCAGTTCCTGGTTACCTAATAGAGCCTGATGGTTTCCTTATGCTCAAATCACATGGAGATAATGAAATAATCAAGGATTCATTGGGTCGAGATGTTCTGAAAGCACCAGCCACAGGTCCGTTATGGGTATACAACCGGTGTGTCAAGAACACTTCAACTACTGTTGTTGACCACCTCAGTGATCTAAATAATGTTCTAGAAGCAAATCCTGAAATGAACAGAGCAGTATTGGCACTGGTTTGTGATGGAGGGGCAGACTGGTCACCAAAATCTACCTTAACCCAGTTTCATCTTGGACGATTTTGGAGGGATCACAATTTTGACATGTTGATCTGTGTTTGTTATGCACCTGGCTTATCCCGATACAATCCAATAGAGCATTTGTGGTCTCCTTGCTCAAAGTGGCTTGCAGGAGTTTCTTTGTCAGCTTGTCTTCCAGGTGAAGACACCCCACCTTCACAACAATCACTTACCTCAGAAGAGCTGCATGAAAAGGAGAAGCAAGTTTTTTCGAATGCTTTAGATGCTCTTGATAGCTATTGGAATGGAAAAGTCCATGATGGGTTTCGAATTACATCTAAAGGAATTACAGAACCTCGTGTTGACCAATACACAGATTTTTGCACAGTCAAAGACACTCTCACGGGTAGCCTAAAGTCCGTCAGAGAAAGTgaagaaaaaacaaaaatattagAAGAATGGAAATATTTCGTGAAGCATATGGACAGAAGAAGAGGCTTTGTTTGTTTTCGTAGGGGGGTTTGTGATGAACACATGTGTGACTGTAGAAACAAAGAAGTTCAGGCAGTCAACATAATGAAGCTACCTGTGAGTAGGAGATGGGCTTTTCCACCAATTACCCCTGATCCACAACATTTGGACCACTATATGACATTTCACCAGTTGACAACAGCACTAAAATTTAGCAATCCAGATGAGCATCTAAAGGAAGTAATGAACAGCCACTGTGATAAATGTAGGTATGTCTTCACAAGTGAAAATGATAAGGCTAAGCATTTGCGACTGATCCATGGTGGAGTACGATCAAGAAGCGAGTCAGCTTCAGACAATTCTTCAGGCGCAGCCAAAAAGTCAAAGCCTGGGGCTAAATGTCCAGTATGTGGCGAAGTATTTAGTTCAAGGTACCAACTGCAGAAACATCAGAATGAGAAAAACCACAAATTAGGAAGAGGAAGGCCCAAAAAGAATTAA
- the LOC136263177 gene encoding uncharacterized protein, translating to MNEFNANGHGDDGDLYILEEGDISGASLHGKKPSELTVAKLKRWLSCRGTPLSGKKPELVERYYCFCKTAACSLHPQWRAQLQMYMFTSYQYFLCRVECYIKFGWDHLLVDPDKGLNTRKKLLNMAGERMESEPSGLSQLTTLLESLPNTTDSQWTESLVDIPQISFNAIFKFSVERKVPRKKVNYLENLADFRAHMSLQEDSSKESAEELYMEAEYTRTLDKAYRFFHDGHVQDLKFHPMPHLENGVCVVSRVLASMKKVFYHLNLARHSVYRDGSCLYHSIAHQAGFIAKSSCGDKLVSNHLRQVAHKTMNEHPCVHLEEGLSVVQWLEKKERVMDPTEWGGDMEVRLLAIALHRDIIVITDNSSDGSYARRFPCQPPPLPKMKGGIFIPIKCKELCVQWTMTPTPLVIIFNGVNHYDSTISLSM from the exons ATGAATGAATTCAACGCCAATGGCCATGGTGACGACGGCGATTTGTATATTTTGGAGGAAGGCGATATTTCCGGTGCTTCCTTGCACGGAAAAAAACCTAGCGAACTAACTGTTGCTAAACTAAAGAGATGGCTATCATGTAGAGGTACTCCCTTAAGTGGAAAGAAACCGGAACTAGTAGAAAGGTATTACTGCTTTTGTAAAACAGCTGCTTGCTCGCTGCATCCACAGTGGCGAGCTCAGCTCCAAATGTACATGTTTACTAGCTACCAGTATTTTTTATGTAGGGTTGAATGCTACATCAAGTTTGGGTGGGATCATCTGCTTGTTGACCCGGACAAGGGTTTGAACACTCGAAAAAAGCTTTTAAACATGGCGGGTGAAAGAATGGAATCAGAGCCCTCAGGTTTATCCCAGTTGACGACATTATTAGAGTCACTCCCAAACACCACTGATTCTCAATGGACAGAGAGTTTAGTTGACATTCCACAAATTTCATTCAATGCAATTTTCAAGTTTTCAGTTGAAAGGAAAGTGCCGAGGAAGAAAGTTAACTACCTGGAAAATTTAGCAGATTTTAGGGCCCATATGTCATTGCAAGAAGACAGCAGTAAGGAGTCTGCTGAAGAGCTCTACATGGAAGCTGAGTACACTAGAACGCTGGACAAAGCTTATAGATTTTTCCATGATGGCCATGTTCAAGACTTGAAGTTTCATCCAATGCCACATCTGGAAAATGGTGTTTGTGTTGTATCTAGAGTGTTAGCATCGATGAAAAAGGTTTTTTACCAT CTGAATTTGGCAAGGCACTCTGTGTATAGAGACGGTAGCTGCCTCTACCATTCTATTGCACACCAGGCTGGTTTTATTGCGAAGTCAAGTTGTGGTGACAAGTTGGTTAGTAACCATTTAAGACAGGTGGCGCACAAAACGATGAATGAGCATCCTTGTGTCCATTTGGAAGAAGGTCTGTCTGTAGTCCAATGGCTAGAAAAGAAGGAACGTGTGATGGATCCAACTGAATGGGGTGGTGACATGGAAGTGCGATTATTAGCCATTGCACTACACCGAGACATTATTGTGATCACCGACAATTCCAGTGATGGCAGCTACGCAAGAAGATTCCCATGCCAACCACCTCCTTTACCCAAGATGAAGGGAGGTATATTTATTCCTATCAAGTGTAAAGAATTATGCGTACAATGGACTATGACCCCCACTCCGTTAGTCATTATATTCAATGGTGTTAATCATTATGATTCAACTATTTCATTATCAATGTAA